One genomic region from Carettochelys insculpta isolate YL-2023 chromosome 4, ASM3395843v1, whole genome shotgun sequence encodes:
- the LOC142011919 gene encoding homeobox protein notochord-like: MLACPLLPVGLRAPVLPPPGRPTKAPAGKSFTIDALLGRPEPPPPGAGRWEPGWPDGPWLSCAPPRCAPARRLLQPRPLYPVCYPAPAAWRAPLGAPGFLLASCCFPGLRAKAGKAKRVRTIFTSEQLARLEKEFARQQYMVGAERCLLAAALHLTEEQVKVWFQNRRIKWRKQSLEQQQAKLVKLGLAAPQERRDPQTHQGGEGGGDFPDSSADEQHLASPRLE, translated from the exons ATGCtggcctgccccctgctgcccgtCGGGCTGCGCGCCCCGGTCCTGCCGCCGCCCGGCCGCCCCACCAAGGCCCCGGCCGGGAAATCCTTCACCATCGACGCTCTCCTGGGCCGGCcagagccgccgccgccgggcgCGGGGCGCTGGGAGCCCGGCTGGCCCGACGGCCCCTGGCTGAGCTGTGCGCCCCCGCGGTGCGCCCCGGCGCGTCGCCTCCTGCAGCCTCGGCCGCTCTACCCTGTCTGCTACCCGGCCCCGGCGGCCTGGCGGgcccctctgggagccccag GCTTCCTGCTcgccagctgctgcttccccggcctCCGCGCCAAGGCGGGCAAAGCCAAGCGGGTCAGGACCATCTTCACCAGCGAGCAGCTGGCCCGGCTGGAGAAGGAGTTCGCCCGGCAGCAGTACATGGTGGGCGCGGAGCGGTGTCTGCTGGCCGCGGCTCTGCACCTCACCGAGGAGCAG GTGAAAGTCTGGTTCCAGAACAGGCGGATCAAGTGGAGGAAGCAGAGTCTGGAACAGCAACAAGCCAAACTGGTGAAGTtgggcctggctgctccccaAGAGAGACGGGATCCGCAGACCCACCAGGGAGGGGAAGGTGGTGGAGACTTTCCTGATTCATCTGCCGATGAGCAGCATTTGGCCTCCCCTCGCTTGGAGTAA